The proteins below are encoded in one region of Nocardioides marmorisolisilvae:
- a CDS encoding peptidoglycan DD-metalloendopeptidase family protein: protein MKKLLLAGLPVLIIFMGLPFLVTLMVVMTTTAAAECRTQSSQGTVPTELGDLGAIDGPVGGPVNGKITMAQANIPRRSGLDGFRASMPKVLSKNPEFVTLNEASGWSLEQIEAATPGYSAFRVAAPAGTGTGAEQAMGNVVLWKSSTWTKVNGGRVQLVDDDKTFYDGRPVTWDRFATWVMLRRADGSVVSVVSTHHMTNPHRWPKQHGNPPLTRPQQYGAGMVILLQLRNSLAAHGPVLIGGDMNTQASYTNIPWTAAAKMKAAGYGWHNHGVDFIFFPHHQGARLEQGWDGTMVSDHHWLSARIAMNGAGPESAPETTTTTDGIVPAATTARTSAEPPARDVLAQLMRLRFASNYPTMTAEQARNAITIAQVARDLEIPHYGLQIAIAAAIQESKLVNLTGGDRDSGGLFQQRPSAGWGSRAEITNPLLAARAFFGQAQHTGNPGLLDIPGWQNMPLTQAAQAVQRSGYPDAYAQWEDVAGDITDLLGGDLPDLPGSDSEGSTTNVANCQGETVNPITVGTLNLLGAGHTDKPGERPGYDTWDKRLPGAMRTIENAGISIAGLQEVHGPQAQALENQYAAKWGIYPASGKAQNRVIWDHNEWEQTDGRLVDIPYFGGKDVGMPLVQLTSTTTGQVIWVWSIHNPANTHGNAAGHRQEALRLQLATMTELAGTGTPSVILGDFNDGKDGSNSSHCALTPELSNAFGGSADPCKKPKQDAPIDHVYGANLTWASAAVDTSAQASKIADHPLVTATTAGSSAGCAVDSGTAEAKYNLGPVKPQLTQLVNILGPMFDIKTVGGYRESATDPNGHPAGLAADFMVPLNAAGRAQGDRLAAYAKANAQKLGIDYIIWYQRIWSVARAGEGWRPMEDRGSATENHLDHVHINVKPGASVQPVGLEGASCDEVVYPVPAQYVGTDNHNWHETGPYWSRWHTGTDFSAPCGTTVYAAHAGTIEIDTTQRSWAGPQLVKVTTGAGSLTTWYAHMATVSVSRGQTVAAGEPIGQVGKEGNVSGCHLHFEVHLKNGSIYGPDNVDPSTWLAENASRPSHAV from the coding sequence ATGAAGAAGCTGCTGCTCGCGGGACTGCCCGTCCTGATCATCTTCATGGGGCTGCCGTTCCTGGTGACGCTGATGGTGGTGATGACGACCACCGCGGCCGCCGAGTGCCGCACCCAGAGCAGCCAAGGCACCGTGCCTACCGAGCTCGGTGACCTCGGAGCCATCGACGGCCCGGTGGGCGGCCCGGTCAACGGCAAGATCACCATGGCGCAGGCCAACATCCCGCGCCGCTCCGGCCTCGACGGGTTCCGGGCCTCCATGCCCAAGGTCCTGTCCAAGAACCCCGAGTTCGTCACCCTCAACGAGGCCAGCGGCTGGAGCCTGGAGCAGATCGAAGCCGCCACGCCGGGCTACTCAGCCTTCCGGGTGGCAGCCCCGGCCGGCACCGGCACCGGCGCCGAGCAGGCCATGGGCAACGTCGTGCTCTGGAAGAGCTCGACCTGGACGAAGGTCAACGGCGGCCGGGTCCAGCTCGTCGACGACGACAAGACCTTCTACGACGGGCGTCCGGTCACGTGGGACCGCTTCGCGACATGGGTGATGCTGCGCCGCGCCGACGGCTCCGTGGTCTCGGTGGTCTCCACCCACCACATGACCAACCCGCACCGTTGGCCGAAGCAGCACGGCAACCCGCCGCTGACCCGGCCCCAGCAGTACGGCGCCGGAATGGTCATCCTGCTGCAGCTGCGCAACTCGCTGGCCGCCCACGGTCCGGTGCTGATCGGCGGCGACATGAACACCCAGGCCTCCTACACCAACATCCCCTGGACGGCGGCCGCGAAGATGAAGGCCGCCGGCTACGGATGGCACAACCACGGCGTCGACTTCATCTTCTTCCCGCACCACCAGGGCGCCCGCCTCGAGCAGGGCTGGGACGGCACGATGGTGTCGGACCACCACTGGCTCTCGGCTCGCATCGCGATGAACGGCGCCGGCCCGGAGAGCGCGCCCGAGACCACCACCACGACCGACGGGATCGTGCCCGCGGCGACCACCGCCCGGACGTCCGCCGAGCCGCCGGCCCGCGACGTGCTCGCCCAGCTGATGCGGCTGCGGTTCGCGTCCAACTACCCGACCATGACCGCCGAGCAGGCCCGCAACGCGATCACCATCGCCCAGGTCGCCCGCGACCTCGAGATTCCCCACTACGGGCTGCAGATCGCGATCGCCGCCGCGATCCAGGAGTCCAAGCTGGTCAACCTCACCGGAGGTGACCGCGACTCCGGCGGCCTGTTCCAGCAGCGCCCCTCGGCCGGCTGGGGAAGCCGGGCCGAGATCACCAACCCCCTCCTCGCGGCCCGCGCGTTCTTCGGCCAGGCCCAGCACACCGGCAACCCCGGCCTCCTCGACATCCCCGGCTGGCAGAACATGCCGCTCACCCAGGCCGCGCAGGCCGTCCAGCGCTCGGGCTACCCAGACGCCTACGCCCAGTGGGAGGACGTCGCCGGCGACATCACCGATCTGCTCGGCGGCGACCTGCCGGACCTGCCCGGCTCTGACTCCGAGGGCTCCACCACGAACGTCGCCAACTGCCAGGGCGAGACCGTCAACCCCATCACCGTCGGCACCCTCAACCTGCTCGGCGCCGGCCACACCGACAAGCCGGGGGAGCGGCCCGGGTACGACACCTGGGACAAGCGACTGCCCGGCGCCATGCGCACGATCGAGAACGCCGGCATCTCGATCGCCGGCCTCCAGGAGGTGCATGGCCCGCAGGCCCAAGCGCTGGAGAACCAGTACGCGGCCAAGTGGGGGATCTACCCGGCCAGCGGGAAGGCACAGAACCGGGTGATCTGGGACCACAACGAGTGGGAGCAGACCGACGGGCGCCTCGTCGACATCCCGTACTTCGGCGGCAAGGACGTCGGCATGCCCCTGGTACAGCTGACCTCGACGACCACCGGGCAGGTGATCTGGGTCTGGAGCATCCACAACCCGGCCAACACCCACGGGAACGCCGCCGGGCACCGCCAGGAGGCGCTGCGCCTCCAGCTGGCCACGATGACCGAGCTCGCAGGCACCGGCACCCCTTCGGTGATCCTCGGCGACTTCAACGACGGCAAGGACGGCAGCAACTCCTCGCACTGCGCACTGACCCCTGAGCTGAGCAACGCCTTCGGCGGCTCTGCCGACCCCTGCAAGAAGCCCAAGCAGGACGCGCCGATCGACCACGTCTACGGCGCCAACCTCACCTGGGCCAGCGCCGCGGTCGACACCAGCGCCCAGGCCAGCAAGATCGCCGACCACCCGCTGGTGACCGCCACCACCGCCGGCAGCAGCGCCGGGTGCGCAGTCGACTCCGGCACCGCGGAGGCCAAGTACAACCTCGGCCCGGTCAAGCCGCAGCTGACCCAGCTGGTCAACATCCTCGGCCCCATGTTCGACATCAAGACCGTCGGCGGCTACCGCGAGAGCGCCACCGACCCCAACGGCCACCCGGCCGGGCTCGCGGCCGACTTCATGGTGCCACTCAACGCGGCGGGCCGCGCGCAGGGCGACCGTCTCGCCGCCTACGCCAAGGCCAATGCCCAGAAGCTCGGCATCGACTACATCATCTGGTACCAGCGGATCTGGTCGGTCGCCCGCGCAGGCGAGGGCTGGCGGCCGATGGAGGACCGGGGGAGCGCTACCGAGAACCACCTCGACCATGTCCACATCAACGTCAAGCCCGGCGCCTCCGTCCAGCCGGTCGGCCTCGAGGGCGCCTCCTGCGACGAGGTCGTCTATCCGGTGCCCGCGCAGTATGTCGGAACCGACAACCACAACTGGCACGAGACCGGCCCTTACTGGTCCAGGTGGCACACCGGCACCGACTTCTCCGCACCCTGCGGAACCACCGTCTACGCCGCCCACGCCGGCACCATCGAGATCGACACCACCCAGCGTTCCTGGGCTGGGCCGCAGCTGGTCAAGGTCACCACCGGCGCCGGGTCCCTGACCACGTGGTACGCCCACATGGCGACCGTCAGCGTCAGCCGCGGCCAGACCGTCGCAGCCGGCGAGCCGATCGGCCAGGTCGGCAAGGAGGGCAACGTCTCCGGCTGCCACCTCCACTTCGAGGTCCACCTCAAGAACGGCTCCATCTACGGCCCCGACAACGTCGACCCCTCGACCTGGCTCGCAGAGAACGCATCACGCCCGAGTCACGCCGTGTGA
- a CDS encoding ATP-binding protein has translation MTTTRRNRRGGRDMAALLSDFGHDLPTIPTLAPEAKEPRLFRYAPRRGATRRGRGWAAATAPAMAWRMTSDQAPVFWPFVSAPALPPTGAQMGVDQLSGGSFYCDPFGWVLRDDVPATNPNIFQFAKPGSGKSGTTKAFCTRMTPFGYRTLVTGDVKDEYESLCRALGVEPFVIAPGFWARVNPLSMGPLGDGWEKLSAEEAQRRATIIFKRWLVLVRGLVGSMKIDDERRVPFGPDESDVVRNALAILTGYAAGNSVLQETTIPRLWDLLRNPTEELVRACEYANTRQFLDETRLLRNALGELVTGTLAGLFDDFTNIEVDWRAPIQSFSLSRLDGLGDEAVGIALLCMNSWGRGLREIAEPGDLRIVVRDEVWKQMRLGTAAVASFDADLRLSRGMAGKGGDIQFCNLHKPSDLLSVGDADSQAAMIAKDLLELADIKILGAQKPRVARELDSMLGLGPIAQDLVSGWAMQDKGRALWCIGDATYKVQTVLHPLEKKLYYTNEAIESAA, from the coding sequence ATGACCACCACCCGCCGGAACCGCCGTGGCGGCCGCGACATGGCTGCCCTGCTCTCCGACTTCGGGCACGACCTGCCCACGATCCCCACGCTCGCCCCGGAGGCCAAGGAGCCCCGGCTCTTCCGCTACGCGCCGCGCCGCGGTGCCACCCGCCGCGGCCGAGGCTGGGCTGCTGCCACCGCCCCGGCGATGGCCTGGCGGATGACCAGCGACCAGGCCCCGGTGTTCTGGCCCTTCGTGTCGGCTCCCGCCCTGCCCCCGACGGGCGCCCAGATGGGCGTCGACCAGCTCTCCGGCGGCAGCTTCTACTGCGACCCGTTCGGTTGGGTGCTGCGCGACGACGTGCCCGCGACCAACCCCAACATCTTCCAGTTCGCCAAGCCGGGAAGTGGCAAGTCCGGCACCACCAAGGCGTTCTGCACCCGGATGACGCCGTTCGGCTACCGCACCCTGGTCACTGGCGACGTCAAGGACGAGTACGAGTCGCTGTGCCGCGCGCTCGGTGTCGAACCCTTCGTCATCGCCCCCGGCTTCTGGGCCCGGGTCAACCCGCTGTCCATGGGGCCGCTCGGCGACGGGTGGGAGAAGCTCTCGGCCGAGGAGGCGCAGCGCCGCGCCACGATCATCTTCAAGCGGTGGCTCGTCCTGGTCCGAGGCCTGGTCGGCAGCATGAAGATCGACGACGAGCGCCGGGTGCCGTTCGGCCCCGACGAGAGCGACGTCGTGCGCAACGCGCTGGCGATCCTCACCGGCTACGCCGCCGGCAACAGCGTCCTGCAGGAGACGACCATCCCGCGGCTGTGGGACCTGCTCCGTAACCCCACCGAGGAGCTCGTCCGGGCCTGCGAATACGCGAACACCCGTCAGTTCCTCGACGAGACCCGGCTGCTGCGCAACGCGCTTGGCGAGCTGGTCACCGGCACCCTCGCCGGCCTCTTCGACGACTTCACCAACATCGAGGTCGACTGGCGGGCCCCGATCCAGTCGTTCAGCCTCTCCCGGCTCGACGGCCTGGGCGATGAGGCCGTGGGCATCGCGCTGCTGTGCATGAACTCCTGGGGGCGTGGTCTGCGGGAGATCGCCGAGCCAGGCGACCTGCGCATCGTGGTGCGCGACGAGGTCTGGAAGCAGATGCGCCTCGGAACCGCCGCAGTGGCGAGCTTCGACGCCGACCTGCGGCTCTCACGCGGCATGGCCGGCAAGGGCGGCGATATCCAGTTCTGCAACCTCCACAAGCCCTCCGACCTGCTCTCGGTCGGCGACGCCGACTCCCAGGCCGCGATGATCGCCAAGGACCTCCTCGAGCTGGCCGACATCAAGATCCTCGGTGCCCAGAAGCCCCGGGTCGCCCGCGAGCTCGACTCCATGCTCGGGCTCGGCCCGATCGCCCAGGACCTCGTCTCCGGGTGGGCCATGCAGGACAAGGGCCGCGCCCTGTGGTGCATCGGCGACGCCACCTACAAGGTCCAGACGGTGCTCCACCCGCTGGAGAAGAAGCTCTACTACACCAACGAGGCCATCGAGTCCGCCGCCTGA
- a CDS encoding SCO6880 family protein gives MTTYADYQRDRIGWFFGLSGGQLMFLALASLPAFWAISRGAWFSAFLFALVWVFLLAITVIPVRGRSATGWVFASTMYAVGGLFGWTSFRAKAAQGRGDDLDTPDLPGVLQGVQIHDGPPHGSQLQRVAIIEDHAMKTWAVTASIVHPGIGMKDTEERARYGEALAGLLDVAGRTEKVDEILFMVRTVPEDGAERDLWVNRHRRPNAPGLSEVVNSDLAHGLTQASVRTEQFVTVVIPETRIARSAKESGGGFEGRCRELYLLMAEIEAQLRGPMGMTTVRWLTSPELALACRTGFAPGDRAGIVEALSLREKDPSVNADVPWAMAGPSGADATVRHYSHDAWNSVSATIKLPTRGVAMGALAPILTPSEFGERRSFVVAYPIVSQTKADRQSGNAEWAADLAEGMNEKLGRKTRAKQRDEAHKARGLDAKLARGNSLTRPYGVCTVTVPKSMRITEFGRRLDASVRRAGFAPLRLDLAQDVGFAASTIPLGTSLTRSGDA, from the coding sequence ATGACCACCTACGCCGACTACCAGCGCGACCGCATCGGTTGGTTCTTCGGCCTCTCCGGAGGCCAGCTGATGTTCCTGGCGCTGGCCAGCCTGCCGGCGTTCTGGGCGATCAGCCGCGGAGCGTGGTTCTCCGCGTTTCTGTTCGCTCTGGTCTGGGTGTTCCTGCTGGCCATCACCGTGATCCCGGTGCGCGGCCGCTCGGCCACCGGCTGGGTGTTCGCCTCGACGATGTACGCCGTCGGCGGCCTGTTCGGCTGGACCTCGTTCCGCGCCAAGGCCGCCCAGGGCCGCGGCGACGACCTCGACACCCCGGACCTGCCCGGGGTCCTCCAGGGCGTCCAGATCCACGACGGCCCGCCGCACGGCTCGCAGCTGCAGCGCGTAGCGATCATCGAGGACCACGCCATGAAGACCTGGGCGGTCACGGCCTCGATCGTGCACCCGGGCATCGGCATGAAGGACACCGAAGAGCGCGCCCGCTACGGCGAGGCGCTGGCCGGGCTGCTCGACGTCGCCGGTCGCACAGAGAAGGTCGACGAGATCCTCTTCATGGTGCGCACCGTCCCCGAGGACGGCGCCGAGCGCGACCTGTGGGTCAACCGCCACCGCCGCCCCAACGCCCCGGGGCTGTCGGAGGTCGTCAACAGCGACCTGGCCCACGGCCTCACCCAGGCATCGGTGCGCACCGAGCAATTCGTGACGGTCGTGATCCCGGAGACCCGGATCGCGAGGTCGGCCAAAGAGTCCGGGGGCGGCTTCGAGGGCCGCTGCCGCGAGCTCTACCTGCTCATGGCCGAGATCGAGGCCCAGCTGCGCGGCCCGATGGGGATGACGACGGTGCGCTGGCTCACCAGCCCCGAGCTTGCGCTGGCCTGCCGGACCGGATTCGCCCCCGGCGACCGCGCCGGCATCGTCGAGGCCCTCTCGCTGCGGGAGAAGGACCCGAGCGTCAACGCCGACGTCCCGTGGGCGATGGCCGGCCCCTCGGGTGCCGACGCCACGGTGCGGCACTACAGCCACGACGCCTGGAACTCGGTCAGCGCCACCATCAAGCTGCCGACCCGCGGCGTCGCGATGGGTGCCCTGGCACCGATCCTCACCCCCAGCGAGTTCGGTGAGCGGCGATCGTTCGTCGTCGCGTACCCGATCGTTTCCCAGACCAAGGCCGACCGGCAGTCCGGCAACGCCGAGTGGGCCGCCGACCTGGCCGAGGGGATGAACGAGAAGCTCGGCCGCAAGACCCGCGCCAAGCAGCGCGACGAAGCCCACAAGGCCCGCGGCCTGGACGCCAAGCTGGCCCGCGGCAACTCGCTGACCCGGCCCTACGGCGTGTGCACGGTCACCGTCCCCAAGTCGATGCGGATCACCGAGTTCGGGCGCCGCCTGGACGCCTCGGTCCGACGCGCCGGGTTCGCACCGCTGCGCCTCGACCTCGCCCAGGACGTCGGGTTCGCCGCGTCCACCATCCCCCTCGGCACGAGCCTGACCCGGAGCGGAGACGCCTGA
- a CDS encoding type IV secretion system protein, with amino-acid sequence MSTVITAVRRASRLANAALALLVLTTLLGAASTLQPPAAAASEPAASTAHLAPIAPVVASGTLPARNLKMGCPGPDALCDLGGDAVDCAKDPIDCGKDAAGDVKDGAGDLLDGAGDLLPDGCGILDAICGNIGGLPGLPGVPGLPGIPGLPNVGDLFGGGIPGLGDIPNPFEAIGDVIAKAAADAWTAAMLAIWNSGLFVLRIVLTFSELFLTPDLSADGPGKDVYAFTLWLALALVVILAMLQLGAAAFKREGKSLARAFIGSGQFVLVCACWFGYCVMIIAACGALTKALMKSLLKVQTWPDWDPLGGLGIDDIADAGVATALAFLGIFLWLAAIGHVLVYLARAASLLVLTATGPLAAAGLVSEFTRSWFWKSLRWFHAAAFTPVLMVMVLGIGVQFANGVAAHLAEDTAKAFGTALPAVMTILISVVAPLSLFKLLAFVDPGTPSGASFRQGMAIQGGLQGLLSGGGAGGGSSAASTTDANGRSSGEQSAEASTGDRFSKSTQGALGSFGPVGQALSTGMGWINSAGAKATSLMSDESNQAGVGQSTYGPDFSGLGGRQSGGQSGGQGGTHPGSQNGDQSEEDSSMPTPPTPPAPPTPTTLPTGGGPGGGSGGQGGGGADAAPKTPAAGGGGAAGSAGGAGAAAGGIPPVAV; translated from the coding sequence GTGAGCACCGTCATCACCGCCGTGCGCCGGGCGAGCCGACTCGCCAACGCCGCCCTGGCGCTCCTGGTGCTCACCACGCTCCTCGGAGCTGCCTCGACCCTCCAGCCTCCCGCCGCAGCGGCCAGCGAGCCGGCCGCCAGCACGGCGCACCTCGCTCCGATCGCCCCGGTGGTGGCCAGCGGCACTTTGCCGGCCCGCAACCTCAAGATGGGCTGCCCGGGGCCCGACGCCCTGTGCGATCTCGGCGGCGACGCCGTCGACTGCGCCAAGGACCCGATCGATTGCGGCAAGGACGCCGCCGGCGATGTGAAGGACGGTGCCGGCGACCTGCTCGACGGCGCGGGAGATCTGCTCCCCGACGGCTGCGGGATCCTCGACGCGATCTGCGGCAACATCGGCGGGTTGCCCGGGCTTCCGGGCGTCCCTGGGCTGCCCGGGATCCCCGGTCTGCCGAACGTCGGTGACCTCTTCGGCGGCGGCATCCCCGGTCTCGGTGACATCCCCAACCCGTTCGAGGCCATCGGCGACGTCATCGCCAAGGCCGCGGCCGACGCCTGGACCGCGGCCATGCTCGCGATCTGGAACTCCGGCCTGTTCGTGCTGCGCATCGTGCTCACGTTCAGTGAGCTGTTCTTGACTCCGGACCTGAGCGCCGACGGCCCGGGCAAGGACGTCTACGCCTTCACCCTGTGGCTGGCGCTGGCCCTGGTGGTCATCTTGGCGATGCTCCAGCTCGGCGCCGCGGCCTTCAAGCGCGAGGGCAAGAGCCTCGCCCGGGCCTTCATCGGGTCCGGCCAGTTCGTCTTGGTGTGCGCCTGCTGGTTCGGGTACTGCGTCATGATCATCGCGGCGTGCGGGGCGCTGACCAAGGCGCTGATGAAGTCGCTGCTCAAGGTGCAGACCTGGCCCGACTGGGACCCGCTCGGCGGACTCGGCATCGACGACATCGCCGACGCCGGCGTGGCCACCGCTCTTGCCTTCCTGGGGATCTTCCTGTGGCTGGCCGCCATCGGGCACGTCCTGGTCTACCTGGCCCGCGCGGCGTCCCTGCTGGTGCTCACCGCCACGGGGCCGCTCGCGGCCGCCGGCCTGGTCTCGGAGTTCACCCGCTCCTGGTTCTGGAAGTCGCTGCGCTGGTTCCACGCCGCGGCGTTCACCCCGGTGCTGATGGTGATGGTGCTGGGCATCGGCGTGCAGTTCGCCAACGGAGTCGCCGCCCACCTGGCCGAGGACACAGCCAAGGCGTTCGGCACCGCGCTGCCGGCCGTGATGACGATCCTGATCAGCGTCGTCGCCCCGCTGTCCCTGTTCAAGCTCCTGGCCTTCGTCGACCCCGGCACCCCCAGCGGCGCGTCGTTCCGCCAGGGCATGGCCATCCAGGGCGGCCTCCAGGGCCTGCTCAGCGGCGGCGGCGCAGGTGGCGGCTCGTCGGCTGCGTCGACCACTGACGCCAACGGCCGCTCCTCGGGCGAGCAGAGCGCCGAAGCCTCGACCGGCGACCGGTTCAGCAAGTCGACCCAGGGCGCCCTGGGCAGCTTCGGGCCGGTCGGCCAGGCCCTGTCGACCGGCATGGGCTGGATCAACTCCGCCGGCGCGAAGGCGACCTCTCTGATGTCGGACGAGAGCAACCAGGCCGGTGTGGGCCAGAGCACCTACGGCCCCGACTTCAGCGGCCTGGGTGGACGGCAGTCCGGTGGCCAGTCCGGCGGCCAGGGCGGGACCCACCCCGGGTCGCAGAACGGCGACCAGAGCGAGGAGGACTCGTCGATGCCGACCCCGCCCACGCCTCCTGCGCCGCCCACCCCGACGACGCTGCCCACCGGCGGCGGCCCCGGCGGCGGTTCAGGCGGCCAGGGCGGCGGAGGAGCTGACGCCGCTCCCAAGACCCCGGCCGCCGGCGGTGGGGGAGCGGCTGGCAGTGCCGGCGGCGCCGGCGCGGCAGCTGGCGGCATCCCACCGGTGGCGGTGTAA